The Hymenobacter oligotrophus genome has a window encoding:
- a CDS encoding tetratricopeptide repeat protein — MPNFSAKKVAFFWFLWAFTFQVAKAQGQNTLAQKADSLFDAGKPAQAYQLYKRVLGQGQASPQMLLRLAAVQESRDQYPSALYYLNLYQAHYPSTAVWRKMTELAVTHRLTGYPSTWRQQVALTFRRYYPTVLQSLLGVAVAAGTLLVLRRRGAARGWWLLYGVYLVLVGAFLNVFDTPATGLVCQPRAVLMTAPSAGASWLSTAAAGDRLLVQGQEDIWFRVLWRGRTAYIRQHDLVLIN; from the coding sequence ATGCCAAACTTTTCGGCAAAAAAAGTCGCGTTTTTTTGGTTTCTGTGGGCATTTACTTTTCAAGTAGCTAAGGCTCAGGGCCAAAATACCCTAGCTCAGAAAGCGGATTCGCTCTTCGACGCCGGAAAGCCCGCGCAGGCCTACCAACTCTACAAGCGGGTATTGGGCCAAGGGCAAGCTAGCCCCCAAATGCTGCTGCGGCTGGCGGCCGTGCAAGAAAGCCGCGACCAGTACCCTTCGGCGTTGTATTACCTGAATCTGTACCAAGCCCATTACCCCAGCACGGCGGTGTGGCGCAAAATGACGGAGCTGGCCGTGACGCACCGCCTCACCGGCTACCCCAGTACGTGGCGCCAGCAGGTGGCCCTTACGTTTCGGCGCTACTACCCCACCGTGCTGCAAAGTTTGCTCGGGGTTGCGGTGGCCGCCGGTACGTTGCTGGTGCTGCGGCGCCGGGGTGCCGCGCGCGGTTGGTGGTTGCTTTACGGCGTGTACTTGGTGCTGGTCGGCGCTTTTCTGAACGTGTTCGACACGCCCGCAACGGGGTTGGTGTGCCAACCCAGGGCCGTGCTCATGACGGCGCCCAGCGCCGGCGCAAGCTGGCTGAGTACCGCTGCCGCCGGCGACCGGCTGCTCGTGCAAGGGCAAGAAGACATTTGGTTTCGGGTGCTGTGGCGCGGGCGCACGGCCTACATCCGGCAACACGATTTGGTGCTGATTAACTAA
- a CDS encoding sensor histidine kinase, with product MTSKRLEVGILLRLLGLAVLLLGAVLAGVHGRYAWLVGLVLLVGFVFWELTRYVTRGNQALADFLLGVKYRDFAQHYNENHPDRSLRPLHAAFNQLNSTYRQLSAEREAQYTYLQTLLELIDTGIISFDAEGQVEWLNDSFKQTLELPYLHTIQALERRQPVLYEAIGQLQPGASAIVKLVVGQRSLQLLLSSTRFRLQDKQFTLVAFKNVSQALDETQTEAWQKLLRVMTHEIMNSVAPIASLADSLRRHVQHALAQVPEPFSTDRGLLDDVEEGIGIIQNRSEGLLRFAEVYRNFSKITTPQLAEVRVAELLSSTYRLLQPQLAEQGIVCTVTTVPHDLTIQADRQLIEQVLINLIQNAAHAVQGYPLPRIQLAAYLGEFGSTVIEVADNGHGISADLLESIFIPFFTTRKNGTGIGLSLAKQIMRLHQGSIRVQSAVAQGSVFRLEFRSA from the coding sequence ATGACCTCTAAGCGCCTCGAAGTTGGCATACTGTTGCGGCTGCTCGGGCTGGCCGTGCTGCTACTAGGTGCCGTACTGGCTGGGGTGCACGGTCGGTATGCTTGGCTGGTGGGGCTGGTATTGTTGGTTGGCTTTGTGTTTTGGGAACTCACGCGCTACGTAACGCGGGGAAACCAAGCCCTGGCCGACTTTCTGCTGGGCGTGAAGTACCGCGACTTTGCGCAGCACTACAACGAGAACCACCCCGACCGCTCGCTGCGCCCATTGCACGCGGCCTTCAACCAGCTTAACAGCACCTACCGGCAGCTCAGTGCCGAGCGCGAGGCGCAGTACACCTACCTTCAAACCCTGCTCGAGCTTATCGACACAGGCATTATTTCGTTCGACGCCGAAGGCCAGGTTGAGTGGCTAAACGACTCCTTCAAGCAAACCCTTGAGCTGCCGTATCTGCACACCATTCAAGCCCTGGAGCGCCGCCAGCCAGTGCTGTACGAAGCCATTGGCCAGCTACAGCCCGGTGCTTCGGCCATAGTAAAGCTTGTTGTTGGGCAGCGCAGCTTGCAATTGCTGCTTTCCTCCACGCGCTTCCGGTTGCAGGATAAGCAGTTCACGTTGGTGGCTTTCAAGAACGTCAGTCAGGCGCTCGACGAAACACAAACCGAAGCTTGGCAGAAGCTGCTGCGCGTGATGACGCACGAAATCATGAACTCGGTGGCTCCCATTGCTTCGCTGGCCGATTCGCTGCGCCGGCACGTGCAGCACGCCCTTGCGCAAGTGCCCGAGCCCTTCAGTACCGACCGCGGCTTGCTCGACGATGTGGAAGAAGGCATAGGCATAATCCAGAACCGCAGCGAAGGGCTACTGCGCTTTGCCGAGGTATACCGCAACTTCAGCAAAATCACTACCCCGCAGCTCGCTGAGGTACGCGTGGCGGAGCTGCTAAGCAGCACCTACCGCTTGCTACAGCCCCAGCTCGCCGAGCAAGGCATCGTCTGCACAGTAACCACAGTCCCGCACGACCTAACGATACAGGCTGATCGGCAGCTAATTGAGCAGGTGCTCATCAACCTCATTCAAAATGCCGCCCACGCCGTGCAGGGCTACCCGCTCCCGCGCATACAGCTCGCGGCTTACCTAGGCGAATTTGGCAGTACCGTTATCGAAGTTGCCGACAACGGCCACGGCATTTCCGCTGATTTACTCGAAAGCATCTTCATCCCGTTTTTCACCACGCGCAAAAACGGCACCGGCATTGGCCTCAGCCTTGCCAAGCAAATCATGCGCTTACACCAAGGCAGCATTCGGGTGCAATCTGCGGTGGCGCAGGGCAGCGTGTTTCGGCTGGAGTTCAGGAGCGCGTAG
- a CDS encoding sigma-54-dependent transcriptional regulator, with translation MVLKKARVLVVDDDTDVLFAMRMLLKTEVQEVVTEKNPELLLSLLGKQRFEVIFLDMNYKSNLGTGNEGLYWLGRIREKDPAATVIMITAHGEINTAVRSLKAGASDFVVKPWHNAQLLETLEAALQQRAASLDKTTPPSQAPKRPASFAEADILGQSEAMQEVFYKIEKIAPTEANVLILGENGTGKELIAKALHQQSYRAAQPFVTADLAAMSEGIFESELFGHKKGSFTDAREDRVGRFQAASGGTLFLDEIGNISLPQQAKLLTVLQNRQVIPLGSNTPVPVDIRLISATNAPLYDMATRNEFRRDLIYRLNTVEITLPPLRARADDVLLLARHFAGIYAERNRKPAPEFEPATLHKLKQHHWPGNVRELQHAVERAVILAEGNVLRPHDFTFSPMEQAATTAAQPPLPEGPLQLSEVEKNTILRVIERHNGNITKAAKELGLTRTALYRRLEKHDL, from the coding sequence ATGGTCCTGAAGAAAGCCCGCGTGTTGGTAGTCGACGACGACACGGACGTGCTGTTCGCCATGCGCATGCTGCTCAAAACCGAAGTGCAGGAAGTAGTAACGGAGAAGAATCCCGAACTGCTGCTCTCGCTCCTGGGCAAGCAGCGCTTCGAGGTCATCTTTCTCGACATGAACTACAAGAGCAACCTAGGCACCGGCAACGAGGGGCTGTATTGGCTGGGGCGTATTCGCGAAAAAGACCCCGCTGCCACGGTTATCATGATTACCGCCCACGGCGAAATCAACACGGCCGTACGCTCGCTTAAGGCCGGCGCCAGCGACTTTGTGGTAAAGCCCTGGCACAACGCCCAACTGCTCGAAACCCTGGAAGCCGCCCTGCAGCAACGCGCCGCCTCCCTCGATAAAACCACCCCGCCCAGCCAAGCGCCCAAACGCCCTGCTTCCTTTGCCGAGGCCGATATCCTAGGTCAGTCCGAGGCCATGCAGGAGGTGTTCTATAAGATCGAAAAGATTGCGCCCACCGAGGCCAACGTGCTCATCCTAGGTGAAAACGGCACCGGCAAGGAGCTTATTGCCAAGGCCCTGCACCAGCAGTCGTACCGCGCGGCGCAGCCCTTTGTTACGGCCGATTTGGCGGCCATGAGCGAGGGCATTTTTGAGAGCGAGCTGTTCGGGCACAAGAAAGGCTCGTTTACCGATGCGCGCGAAGACCGCGTTGGCCGTTTTCAGGCCGCTTCGGGCGGAACGTTGTTTCTTGATGAAATCGGCAATATCTCGCTGCCGCAGCAGGCCAAGCTGCTCACGGTGCTGCAAAACCGCCAAGTAATTCCCCTAGGTAGCAACACGCCGGTGCCCGTCGACATTCGCCTGATTTCGGCCACCAACGCGCCGCTCTACGATATGGCCACGCGCAACGAGTTTCGGCGCGATTTGATTTACCGCCTCAACACCGTAGAAATTACGCTGCCGCCCCTGCGCGCCCGCGCCGACGACGTACTGCTGCTGGCCCGGCACTTCGCCGGCATCTACGCCGAGCGCAACCGCAAGCCAGCGCCCGAGTTCGAGCCCGCCACGCTGCACAAGCTGAAACAGCACCACTGGCCCGGCAACGTGCGCGAGTTGCAGCACGCCGTGGAGCGGGCCGTTATCCTGGCCGAAGGCAACGTACTCCGCCCGCACGATTTTACCTTCTCGCCCATGGAGCAGGCCGCCACAACCGCAGCCCAGCCGCCGTTGCCCGAAGGCCCGCTGCAGCTCAGTGAGGTGGAAAAGAATACCATTTTGCGCGTGATTGAGCGCCACAACGGCAACATTACCAAAGCCGCCAAAGAGCTTGGCCTAACCCGCACGGCCTTGTACCGCCGCCTCGAGAAACATGACCTCTAA
- a CDS encoding efflux RND transporter periplasmic adaptor subunit produces the protein MDVIIKKKTWTPTRLLLLGAAVLVLVLAGVGLFSTAGAAKLNVDPERLTISEVTRGPFQEFVPVDGVVMPIKTIYLDAPEGGTVQRILVEDGATLQPGQPIIQLANTDLQLEMVNRETAVFDLMNNLHNTRNLLQQNRIQQLNQLADIDHQLQEAKRVHDLNKTLYEQKVISRQDFLQSQNNYQYQQRRRQLTRQALRQDSVTMRLQISQMEQSVGRMQANLALMRRKLDDLTIKAPAAGRITSLNAEIGELKTRGQRIGQLDMLSGLKVRATVDQYYISRIFPGQKVEAAVNGKPYQLQVTKIYPQVTQGLQVDMEFVGATPADIRRGQSLPVRLALSDQTQAVRVPKGGFNQKTGGNWVFKVNENGTKAYRTDIRLGRQNPDFYEVLEGLKPGDRVITSSYEGYENMGELVLEAKHE, from the coding sequence ATGGACGTTATCATCAAAAAGAAAACCTGGACCCCAACCCGCTTGCTCCTCCTAGGTGCCGCGGTGTTGGTGCTCGTGTTGGCAGGGGTGGGCTTGTTTTCGACGGCGGGTGCCGCTAAACTCAACGTCGACCCGGAGCGGCTGACGATTAGCGAGGTTACGCGCGGGCCGTTTCAGGAGTTTGTGCCGGTTGATGGCGTGGTAATGCCCATCAAAACGATTTATCTCGATGCCCCAGAGGGCGGCACCGTGCAGCGCATTTTGGTGGAAGACGGCGCCACGCTGCAACCCGGTCAACCCATCATTCAACTGGCCAACACCGACTTGCAGCTGGAGATGGTGAACCGTGAAACGGCCGTGTTCGACTTGATGAACAACCTGCACAACACGCGCAACCTGCTGCAGCAAAACCGCATTCAGCAGCTCAACCAACTGGCCGACATCGACCACCAGCTGCAAGAAGCCAAGCGCGTGCACGACCTGAACAAGACGCTCTACGAGCAAAAGGTGATTTCGCGGCAGGATTTTCTGCAGAGCCAGAACAACTACCAATACCAGCAGCGCCGCCGGCAGCTTACGCGCCAGGCCCTGCGGCAGGATTCGGTAACCATGCGTCTGCAAATCAGCCAAATGGAGCAGTCGGTGGGGCGCATGCAGGCCAACCTAGCCCTGATGCGTCGCAAGCTCGACGACCTCACGATTAAAGCACCCGCGGCAGGCCGCATTACCTCCCTCAACGCCGAAATAGGGGAGCTAAAAACCCGTGGCCAGCGCATCGGCCAGCTCGATATGCTGAGCGGCCTGAAGGTGCGCGCCACCGTCGACCAATACTACATTTCGCGCATCTTCCCCGGCCAGAAGGTGGAAGCCGCCGTGAACGGCAAACCCTACCAATTGCAGGTAACCAAAATTTACCCGCAGGTAACCCAAGGCCTGCAGGTAGATATGGAGTTTGTGGGCGCCACGCCCGCCGACATTCGGCGCGGGCAAAGCCTGCCCGTGCGCCTCGCCCTCAGCGACCAAACCCAGGCTGTGCGGGTGCCCAAGGGTGGTTTTAACCAGAAAACCGGCGGCAACTGGGTGTTTAAGGTGAACGAGAACGGCACCAAGGCCTACCGCACCGACATCCGCCTAGGTCGGCAGAACCCCGATTTCTACGAAGTGCTGGAAGGCCTAAAGCCCGGCGACCGGGTAATTACCTCCAGCTACGAAGGCTACGAAAACATGGGCGAGCTGGTGCTCGAAGCCAAGCACGAGTAA
- a CDS encoding ABC transporter ATP-binding protein has translation MIKIENLEKIYRTDEVQTKALNNVSLAVNEGEFVAIMGPSGCGKSTLLNIIGLLDEPDGGSFRFGGTEVAHVSERQRSKLRKEHIGFVFQSFNLIDELTVAENVELPLIYLGMGAAERKQRVEQVLEKMKIMHRRNYFPQQLSGGQQQRVAVARAVVNNPKLILADEPTGNLDSRNGNEVMELLTELNEAGTTIVMVTHSEHDARYAHRVIRLLDGEVVLENVQQPFTV, from the coding sequence ATGATCAAGATTGAGAACCTCGAGAAGATTTACCGCACCGACGAGGTGCAAACCAAAGCCCTCAACAACGTGTCGCTCGCGGTAAACGAGGGCGAGTTTGTGGCCATAATGGGCCCCTCGGGCTGCGGCAAATCGACGCTGCTGAACATCATTGGCTTGCTCGACGAGCCCGACGGCGGCAGCTTCCGGTTTGGTGGCACCGAGGTAGCGCACGTAAGCGAGCGGCAGCGCTCCAAGCTGCGCAAAGAGCACATCGGCTTCGTGTTCCAGAGCTTCAACCTGATTGATGAGCTGACGGTGGCCGAAAACGTGGAGCTGCCGCTGATTTACCTGGGCATGGGCGCAGCCGAGCGCAAGCAGCGCGTGGAGCAGGTGCTCGAGAAGATGAAGATTATGCACCGCCGCAACTACTTTCCGCAGCAGCTTTCGGGTGGGCAGCAGCAGCGCGTGGCAGTGGCCCGGGCCGTGGTAAACAACCCCAAGCTCATTCTGGCCGACGAACCCACCGGCAACCTCGACTCGCGCAACGGCAACGAGGTAATGGAGCTGCTCACGGAGCTGAACGAGGCCGGCACCACCATCGTGATGGTGACGCACTCGGAGCACGATGCCCGCTACGCCCACCGCGTAATTCGCCTGCTCGATGGCGAAGTAGTGCTCGAGAATGTGCAACAGCCCTTTACGGTGTAG
- a CDS encoding ABC transporter permease, with product MFKNYLLVAYRNLVRHKSFSLINISGLALGITACLLIGLFVHDELQFDKNVPDGERIYRVYTQQTKTDAPETFAPVAPMFATTLKQEFPEVEQTMRILMQNSVNLLEVGDKKIYVGDDLMVDSTFFDVFQLPFKYGSAAKALSAPTSIVLTEEVARNFFGDENPIGKEIKVDKSTFNVTGVLENSLDKFHLKVNFIIPLAAAELPAERMKKWGWQQFFTYVKLRPGADAKQTQAKLRAYLNDKVQPTLPPDEKLTNVPVLQPLHQIHLYSSNFKYDSSVKGNITYVKALSLIAVFILLIAGFNFVNLATAKSMQRAKEVGVRKTIGASQQQLMLQFLSETVLLTLVSVVLAAVFTSLLLPALNAFTGKTMEFDLLANPALLGVLVLLTVVVGLVAGFYPALVLSSFKPVKVLKSAVVTDGIFGRVQWLRHGLIVVQFALSVFLIICALVVFRQVSYLHNKELGFNREQIMFFPMRGQNMNQQHEAFKNELKQVPGVVSASIGYGFPGDQVAGDGIIVPANGERKDHPVTQLMVDYDYLKTLGLQLVAGRDFSKELTTDKDQAFIINETAVKELGFGTPQQALGKRLEWEVWNDRNPDSLKVGKVIGVVKDFHYKSLYDKLEPAVLQIFPGAYWKVAVKIKSDNLGSSVDGVKQVWAKFSPESPIEYKFLDDNFEEMYRAEDKLNTLLWVFTGIAIFVGCLGLFGLATYAAERRKKEIGIRKVLGADVSTIVGLLSKEFLKLVLVAAIIAFPVAWYVMHKWLQDFAYRIDMPLWAFVVAAVAAGTVAFLTVSYQAVRAATANPINNLRAE from the coding sequence ATGTTCAAGAACTACCTTCTCGTGGCCTACCGCAACTTGGTACGGCACAAGAGCTTTTCCCTTATCAACATCTCTGGCCTGGCCCTAGGTATTACGGCCTGCTTGCTGATTGGCCTGTTTGTGCACGACGAGCTGCAGTTCGACAAGAACGTGCCCGACGGCGAACGGATTTACCGGGTGTACACCCAGCAGACCAAAACCGACGCACCCGAAACGTTTGCGCCGGTTGCGCCCATGTTCGCCACCACGCTCAAGCAGGAGTTTCCGGAAGTGGAGCAAACCATGCGCATCCTGATGCAGAATTCGGTGAATCTGCTGGAAGTAGGCGACAAGAAAATTTACGTGGGAGACGACCTGATGGTGGACTCCACGTTTTTCGATGTGTTTCAGCTGCCCTTTAAGTACGGCTCGGCGGCCAAAGCGCTGAGTGCCCCTACCTCCATTGTGCTGACGGAGGAGGTAGCCCGCAACTTCTTCGGCGACGAAAACCCCATTGGCAAGGAGATTAAAGTCGATAAGTCGACTTTCAACGTAACGGGCGTACTGGAAAACAGCCTGGACAAGTTTCACCTGAAAGTCAACTTCATCATTCCGCTGGCGGCGGCCGAACTGCCGGCCGAGCGCATGAAAAAGTGGGGTTGGCAGCAGTTTTTTACCTACGTGAAGCTCCGCCCCGGCGCCGATGCCAAGCAAACGCAAGCCAAGCTGCGGGCCTACCTGAACGATAAAGTACAGCCCACGCTGCCCCCCGACGAGAAGCTCACGAACGTACCGGTGTTGCAGCCCCTGCACCAAATACACCTGTATTCGTCCAACTTCAAGTACGATTCGTCGGTGAAGGGCAACATTACCTACGTGAAGGCGCTCAGCCTCATAGCCGTGTTCATCCTGCTCATCGCGGGCTTCAACTTCGTGAACCTGGCCACGGCCAAATCGATGCAGCGGGCCAAGGAAGTGGGCGTGCGCAAAACCATTGGCGCCAGCCAGCAACAGCTAATGTTGCAATTCCTGAGCGAAACGGTACTGCTCACGCTGGTGAGCGTGGTGCTGGCGGCGGTATTTACCTCCTTGCTGCTGCCCGCGCTCAATGCCTTCACGGGCAAAACCATGGAATTTGATTTGCTCGCCAACCCCGCGCTGCTGGGCGTGCTGGTGCTGCTGACGGTGGTGGTAGGCCTGGTGGCCGGCTTCTATCCGGCGTTGGTACTATCGAGCTTTAAGCCCGTGAAAGTGCTGAAAAGCGCGGTGGTTACCGATGGCATTTTTGGCCGGGTGCAGTGGTTGCGCCACGGGCTGATTGTGGTGCAGTTTGCCTTGTCGGTGTTCCTGATTATTTGCGCCTTGGTGGTGTTCAGGCAGGTGTCGTACCTGCACAACAAGGAGCTGGGTTTCAACCGCGAGCAGATCATGTTCTTCCCGATGCGCGGCCAAAACATGAACCAGCAGCACGAGGCGTTCAAGAACGAGCTGAAGCAAGTGCCGGGCGTGGTGTCGGCCAGCATCGGCTACGGATTCCCCGGCGACCAAGTAGCCGGCGACGGCATTATCGTGCCTGCCAACGGCGAGCGGAAGGATCATCCGGTAACGCAGCTGATGGTTGATTACGACTACCTGAAAACCCTAGGTCTGCAGCTGGTGGCCGGCCGCGATTTTTCGAAAGAGCTGACTACCGACAAAGACCAAGCCTTCATCATCAACGAAACGGCCGTAAAGGAGCTGGGCTTCGGCACGCCGCAGCAGGCCCTGGGCAAACGCCTCGAGTGGGAGGTATGGAACGACCGCAACCCCGATTCGTTGAAAGTAGGCAAAGTGATTGGCGTGGTAAAGGATTTCCACTACAAGAGCCTGTACGACAAGCTGGAGCCTGCCGTGCTGCAGATCTTCCCCGGCGCGTACTGGAAAGTAGCCGTGAAGATAAAGTCCGACAACCTCGGCAGCTCGGTGGATGGCGTGAAGCAAGTGTGGGCCAAGTTCAGCCCCGAAAGCCCCATCGAATACAAGTTTCTCGACGACAACTTCGAAGAAATGTACCGGGCCGAAGACAAGCTGAACACGCTGCTGTGGGTGTTTACGGGCATTGCCATTTTTGTGGGCTGCCTGGGGCTGTTTGGCTTGGCTACCTACGCCGCCGAGCGCCGCAAAAAAGAAATTGGCATTCGGAAAGTACTGGGCGCCGACGTCTCGACCATTGTAGGGCTGTTGTCGAAGGAATTCCTAAAGCTGGTATTGGTGGCGGCTATTATTGCCTTCCCGGTGGCGTGGTACGTGATGCACAAGTGGCTGCAAGATTTTGCCTACCGCATTGATATGCCGCTGTGGGCCTTTGTGGTGGCGGCCGTTGCTGCCGGCACCGTTGCTTTCCTGACGGTGAGCTACCAGGCAGTGCGGGCCGCTACGGCTAACCCAATCAATAACCTGCGGGCAGAGTAG
- a CDS encoding oxygenase MpaB family protein, with the protein MEYFVATNSVVRTIWGKADTVLFIFAGSAAEFALNKAVDWLYFTGKLPADPLGRLFSTVEYARRIVFAERDAANRAIDTIAAIHAGVEAKRGTAIPDWAYRDVLFMLIDYSIRAYELLERPLTLPEKAEVFDVFGRVGRRMGIPGLPANYPEWVPMREQHLAEHLEHSRFTTDLYRQYRRHLGALRYQLLRQAQLMVTPPQVRQLLPLGRFPWLRPVMPLYRHTQHLKLSQWAKIGLLPAEYRAQILALDHEPVPSMH; encoded by the coding sequence ATGGAGTATTTCGTTGCCACGAACTCGGTAGTGCGCACCATTTGGGGCAAGGCCGACACCGTGCTCTTCATTTTTGCCGGCTCGGCGGCTGAGTTTGCGCTGAACAAGGCCGTCGATTGGCTGTATTTCACAGGTAAGCTGCCCGCCGACCCGCTGGGCCGCCTGTTCTCGACGGTGGAGTACGCCCGCCGCATCGTGTTTGCCGAGCGCGACGCCGCCAACCGCGCCATCGATACCATTGCCGCCATTCATGCCGGCGTGGAGGCCAAGCGCGGCACCGCCATTCCCGACTGGGCCTACCGCGACGTGCTGTTTATGCTCATCGATTACTCCATCCGGGCCTACGAACTGCTGGAGCGCCCCCTTACCCTCCCCGAAAAGGCAGAGGTATTTGATGTGTTCGGCCGCGTGGGCCGGCGCATGGGCATACCGGGCTTGCCGGCTAATTACCCCGAGTGGGTGCCAATGCGCGAACAGCACTTGGCCGAGCACCTCGAGCACAGCCGATTTACCACTGATTTGTATAGGCAGTACCGCCGCCACCTAGGTGCCTTGCGCTACCAGCTGCTGCGCCAAGCTCAGCTGATGGTAACGCCGCCGCAAGTGCGCCAGCTGCTGCCGCTGGGCAGGTTTCCGTGGCTGCGCCCCGTCATGCCGCTGTACCGCCACACGCAGCATCTTAAACTCAGCCAATGGGCCAAAATCGGCTTGTTGCCCGCCGAATACCGCGCCCAAATCCTGGCCCTCGACCACGAGCCCGTACCGTCGATGCACTAG
- a CDS encoding LacI family DNA-binding transcriptional regulator yields the protein MSAKKPHASIRDIARQLNLSTSTVSRALSDHKDISDATKARVQALAQELNYRPNQLAAALRKGRSQTIGVIVPHIKGYFFPAVMNGIEKVATQEGFKVMMCQSNEDLGREQQNVEALLDAQVEGILVSVSATTFAEVAHFEQVRRHGTPLVFFDRVPELEQSMAVILDDFQGAYHATTHLIEQGCTRIAHVAGPQHLNTSRNRFLGYREALQAHGLPFDERWVYSLPALTHEAGREAMQHLLGLQANFDGVFAAYAIPTVGALEVLREHGLRVPQDVALDCFSNEPFTLMTQPRLTVVDQRAEQMGETAVRLFLQLLKRGPAYTPPHVVLKPELIVRESSLHRSHEQVLAGV from the coding sequence ATGTCAGCCAAAAAGCCTCACGCTTCTATTCGGGATATAGCCCGCCAGCTCAACCTGTCCACCTCCACCGTTTCGCGCGCCTTGTCCGATCACAAAGACATCAGCGACGCCACGAAGGCGCGGGTGCAGGCATTGGCGCAGGAGCTCAACTACCGGCCCAACCAGCTGGCTGCCGCCTTGCGCAAGGGCCGTAGCCAAACCATCGGCGTTATCGTGCCCCACATCAAAGGGTACTTCTTTCCGGCCGTGATGAACGGCATCGAGAAGGTAGCTACCCAGGAAGGCTTTAAAGTGATGATGTGCCAGAGCAACGAGGACCTAGGGCGCGAGCAGCAAAACGTAGAGGCCCTGCTTGATGCGCAAGTCGAGGGCATTTTGGTGTCGGTTTCGGCCACCACCTTTGCCGAGGTAGCGCACTTCGAGCAGGTGCGGCGCCACGGCACGCCCTTGGTGTTTTTCGACCGCGTGCCGGAGCTGGAGCAGAGCATGGCCGTCATCCTCGACGATTTCCAGGGCGCCTACCACGCCACCACGCACCTCATCGAGCAGGGCTGCACGCGCATAGCGCACGTGGCCGGGCCGCAGCACCTCAACACCAGCCGCAACCGCTTTTTGGGCTACCGCGAGGCCTTGCAGGCCCACGGCTTGCCCTTCGACGAGCGGTGGGTGTATTCGTTGCCGGCCCTCACGCACGAGGCCGGCCGCGAGGCCATGCAGCACTTGCTCGGCCTGCAAGCCAACTTCGACGGTGTATTTGCCGCTTACGCCATCCCGACGGTGGGCGCGCTGGAGGTGCTGCGCGAACACGGCCTGCGCGTGCCGCAAGACGTAGCCCTCGACTGCTTCAGCAACGAGCCCTTTACGCTGATGACGCAACCGCGCCTGACGGTAGTAGACCAGCGGGCCGAGCAAATGGGCGAAACCGCCGTGCGCCTGTTCTTGCAGCTGCTGAAGCGCGGCCCGGCCTACACGCCGCCCCACGTGGTGCTCAAGCCCGAGCTAATTGTACGGGAGTCGTCGTTGCACCGCTCGCACGAGCAAGTGCTGGCTGGGGTGTAG